A section of the Gallus gallus isolate bGalGal1 chromosome 4, bGalGal1.mat.broiler.GRCg7b, whole genome shotgun sequence genome encodes:
- the HMGB3 gene encoding high mobility group protein B3 — protein MAKGDPKKPKGKMSAYAFFVQTCREEHKKKNPEVPVNFAEFSKKCSERWKTMSSKEKAKFDEMAKADKVRYDREMKDYGPAKGGKKKKDPNAPKRPPSGFFLFCSEFRPKIKSTNPGISIGDVAKKLGEMWNNLSDGEKQPYNNKAAKLKEKYEKDVADYKSKGKFDGAKGAATKAARKKVEEEDEEEEEDEEEEDEDDDDE, from the exons CTATGCCTTCTTTGTGCAGACGTGCCGTGAGGAGCACAAGAAGAAGAACCCAGAGGTTCCTGTCAACTTTGCAGAGTTCTCTAAGAAGTGCTCAGAGAGGTGGAAG ACCATGTCAAGCAAGGAGAAGGCTAAATTTGATGAAATGGCAAAGGCTGATAAGGTACGATACGATAGAGAAATGAAGGACTATGGCCCAGCTAAGGGTGGCAAGAAGAAGAAGGACCCCAATGCCCCAAAGCGACCACC GTCTGGCTTCTTCCTATTCTGCTCAGAGTTCCGCCCCAAGATCAAGTCCACAAACCCTGGCATATCCATTGGGGACGTAGCAAAGAAGCTTGGTGAAATGTGGAACAACCTCAGTGATGGTGAAAAGCAGCCCTATAACAATAAGGCTGCTAAGCTGAAGGAGAAGTACGAGAAG GATGTTGCAGACTACAAGTCTAAAGGAAAGTTTGATGGCGCAAAGGGAGCGGCAACCAAAGCTGCTCGGAAAAAGGTAGAGGAAGAGGacgaagaggaggaggaggatgaagaagaggaggatgaagatgatgatgacgAATAA